A stretch of the Vitis vinifera cultivar Pinot Noir 40024 chromosome 16, ASM3070453v1 genome encodes the following:
- the LOC100253810 gene encoding uncharacterized protein LOC100253810 encodes MMMEFNRSRLLSSFVVIFIVFAICFPPTVTSSVIRLPSDAVDGESDGGLCGGSEVAASCPVKCFRPDPVCGVDGVTYWCGCTEARCAGTAVAHFGICEVGNGSAGQALLLVHIVWLMVLGFSVLFGLF; translated from the coding sequence ATGATGATGGAATTCAACAGATCCAGATTATTGTCATCGTTCGTCGTCATTTTTATCGTGTTCGCCATCTGCTTTCCTCCGACCGTCACATCGTCCGTCATCCGACTGCCCAGCGACGCCGTTGACGGCGAATCTGATGGAGGTCTCTGCGGTGGATCGGAGGTCGCGGCATCATGCCCTGTGAAATGCTTTAGGCCGGATCCGGTGTGCGGCGTCGACGGGGTCACCTACTGGTGCGGCTGCACCGAAGCCCGCTGCGCTGGCACGGCAGTCGCGCATTTTGGGATTTGTGAGGTTGGTAATGGCAGCGCCGGCCAGGCTCTTCTATTGGTTCATATTGTCTGGCTTATGGTGCTCGGATTCTCCGTCTTGTTCGGCCTGTTCTAG
- the LOC104882258 gene encoding uncharacterized protein LOC104882258, with the protein MEGEHPERMECFKCTRKRSMREKTLKRPFLEEQPRKRKRSRNGTLVIEERNGEDRVPEKLSIEEEEEPWRQMETYIEDEEDQVSETYKEDERPVEEEPEKPSIEEEEDPWRPMKNFVDGIIEHLHDDLENQWNLRMEQNIGVGLDLPRVEMDEGEDPPPELPEDFKVRIREMNGTRPILVLEKQLFKTDINENENRLSMPLNQIRREFLSEEEKMRAVEGMQVKLIQPSLEETTVTFKKWKMKESCHLYVFTREWKLIVNNNSLGRRTRIQVWSFRVGSELWFALVRVNP; encoded by the coding sequence ATGGAGGGGGAGCATCCAGAGCGCATGGAGTGCTTTAAATGCACGAGAAAGCGCTCAATGAGAGAGAAAACTCTCAAGAGGCCTTTTCTGGAAGAACAACCCAGAAAGAGGAAAAGATCAAGGAACGGAACGTTGGTGATTGAAGAAAGGAATGGAGAAGACCGAGTACCTGAGAAACTGAGcatagaggaagaagaagagccTTGGAGACAGATGGAAACTTAtattgaagatgaagaagaccAAGTATCTGAGACATACAAGGAAGACGAGAGGCCTGTGGAAGAGGAACCTGAGAAACCAAGcatagaggaagaagaagatccTTGGAGACCGATGAAAAATTTTGTGGATGGTATTATTGAACATTTACACGATGACTTggaaaatcaatggaatctCAGGATGGAGCAGAATATTGGAGTTGGCCTTGATCTTCCGAGGGTGGAGATGGATGAAGGTGAAGATCCTCCTCCAGAGCTTCCGGAAGATTTCAAAGTTCGCATAAGAGAGATGAATGGAACCCGTCCGATTCTGGTTCTAGAGAAGCAGTTATTTAAGACTGATATAAACGAAAATGAAAACAGATTATCTATGCCCTTGAACCAAATCCGAAGGGAGTTCTTGAGTGAAGAGGAAAAGATGAGGGCGGTGGAAGGAATGCAAGTAAAGCTAATACAACCATCTCTGGAAGAAACTACAGTAACCTTCAAGAAATGGAAGATGAAGGAAAGTTGTCATCTCTACGTGTTTACGAGGGAATGGAAGTTGATAGTAAATAACAATTCACTTGGGAGAAGAACTCGAATTCAAGTATGGTCCTTTCGGGTTGGGTCCGAATTGTGGTTTGCTCTTGTTAGGGTTAATCCATGA
- the LOC100252127 gene encoding large ribosomal subunit protein uL6 isoform X1, which yields MKTILSSETMDIPEGVKIKVKAKIIEVEGPRGKLSRNFKHLNLDFQLIKDESGNRKLKIDAWFGSRKTTAAIRTALSHVENLITGVTKGYRYKMRFVYAHFPINASITNSNKSIEIRNFLGEKKVRKVDMLDGVSVVRSEKVKDELVLDGNDIELVSRSAALINQVPLSSFSLPVYVYSETPALHSMALLILPCTYLLGQKCHVKKKDIRKFLDGIYVSEKGTMAEEE from the exons ATGAAGACCATATTGTCTTCTGAGACGATGGACATACCTGAAGGTGTGAAGATCAAAGTGAAGGCGAAGATCATTGAGGTGGAGGGCCCAAGAGGCAAGCTCAGCCGCAACTTCAAGCATCTGAACCTTGATTTCCAGCTCATCAAGGACGAGTCCGGCAATCGCAAGCTCAAGATCGACGCCTGGTTCGGCTCTCGCAAGACCACCGCCGCCATCCGTACCGCCCTCAGCCACGTCGAGAACCTAATCACCGGCGTTACCAAGGGGTATCGCTACAAGATGCGTTTTGTCTACGCTCATTTCCCCATCAACGCCTCCATCACCAACTCCAACAAGAGCATCGAGATCCGTAACTTTCTCGGTGAGAAGAAG GTCAGAAAAGTGGATATGCTGGACGGGGTTTCTGTTGTTCGGTCTGAGAAGGTAAAAGATGAACTGGTACTGGATGGAAATGATATTGAACTAGTGTCCCGATCTGCTGCCCTCATTAACCAGGTACCTCTCTCATCTTTCTCTCTCCCTGTCTATGTATATAGTGAAACGCCTGCTTTGCATTCCATGGCTCTGCTGATACTCCCTTGTACATATTTGTTGGGACAGAAATGCCACGTTAAGAAAAAAGACATCCGGAAATTCCTTGATGGTATCTACGTCAGCGAGAAGGGAACAATGGCTGAGGAGGAGTGA
- the LOC100264126 gene encoding UNC93-like protein 1, whose protein sequence is MGFGEDEESVVGLPNKSIFRYNSPLVQVCLIGLVCFCCPGMFNALSGMGGGGQVDATAANNANTALYTTFAIFGVLGGGIYNIFGPRFTLFAGCSTYVLYAGSFLYYNHYQHQAFAIVAGAILGIGAGLLWAGQGAIMTSYPPPGRKGSYISLFWSIFNMGGVVGGLIPFILNYNRSEAASVNDGTYIGFMCFMSVGTVLTLAILHPSRVVRDDGSHCTNIKYSDVSTEAVEILKLFRNWKMLLMVPAAWASNFFYTYQFNHVNAFLFNLRTRGFNNVFYWGAQMVGSVGIGYILDFSFQSRKKRGFVGIGVVGLLATAIWAGGLANHLHYDRTLTHKLDFKDSGSEYAGPFVLYFSYGLLDAMFQSLVYWVIGALADDSETLSRYIGFYKGVQSAGGAVAWQIDAHNVKKLSQLIVNWVLTSVSYPLLAILVMLAVKDEKKVETKEDDDAFASAKAPTAEEITGGEFSKPA, encoded by the exons ATGGGGTTTGGGGAAGATGAAGAATCAGTGGTGGGGTTGCCCAACAAATCCATATTCAGATACAATTCTCCACTGGTTCAGGTCTGTCTGATTGGCTTGGTATGCTTCTGCTGTCCAGGCATGTTCAACGCCCTCTCTGGGATGGGGGGAGGTGGGCAGGTGGACGCCACCGCCGCCAATAACGCCAACACCGCCCTCTACACCACCTTCGCCATCTTCGGCGTCTTGGGTGGTGGCATCTACAACATCTTCGGTCCCCGCTTCACCCTCTTCGCCGGTTGCTCAACCTACGTCCTCTACGCCGGCTCTTTCCTTTACTACAACCACTACCAGCACCAGGCCTTCGCCATTGTCGCCGGCGCCATCCTCGGAATCGGAGCAGGACTGCTCTGGGCGGGGCAGGGAGCTATCATGACGTCGTACCCCCCGCCGGGGAGGAAGGGTTCATACATATCGCTGTTCTGGAGCATCTTCAATATGGGAGGCGTCGTCGGCGGGCTCATCCCCTTCATTCTGAACTACAACCGGAGCGAGGCTGCGTCCGTGAACGACGGTACTTACATTGGGTTCATGTGCTTCATGTCTGTCGGCACCGTCCTCACGCTGGCGATCCTGCACCCGAGCCGCGTGGTTCGGGACGACGGCAGCCACTGTACCAACATCAAGTACTCCGATGTGTCGACGGAGGCCGTCGAGATTCTGAAGCTGTTCCGGAATTGGAAGATGCTGCTGATGGTCCCGGCGGCATGGGCCAGCAACTTCTTCTACACCTACCAGTTCAATCATGTGAACGCTTTTCTCTTCAATCTGAGGACCAGAGGCTTCAACAATGTGTTCTACTGGGGAGCCCAGATGGTGGGCTCTGTGGGGATTGGGTATATCCTGGATTTCAGTTTCCAGAGCAGGAAGAAGAGGGGTTTTGTGGGGATTGGGGTTGTTGGTCTGCTTGCAACTGCAATTTGGGCTGGTGGCCTTGCCAACCATCTCCACTATGACCGGACTCTGACCCACAAACTGGACTTCAAGGACTCTGGTTCTGAATATGCAGGTCCATTTGTGTTGTATTTTAGCTATGGATTGCTGGATGCCATGTTCCAGAGCTTGGTTTACTGGGTGATTGGAGCCCTGGCTGACGATTCAGAGACCCTTAGCAG ATACATTGGGTTCTACAAAGGGGTTCAGAGTGCAGGGGGAGCAGTTGCTTGGCAAATTGATGCACATAATGTCAAAAAGCTGTCCCAGCTGATTGTGAATTGGGTGCTCACCTCAGTGAGTTACCCATTGTTGGCAATTCTTGTCATGTTGGCTGTGAAGGATGAAAAGAAAGTTGAAACCAAGGAGGATGATGATGCGTTTGCATCTGCAAAAGCTCCCACTGCAGAAGAAATAACTGGGGGGGAATTCAGCAAGCCAGCCTAA
- the LOC100258956 gene encoding uncharacterized protein LOC100258956 gives MGGCASKPKDMDAPPQSLPSEAPSSPDKTNGEPTHVVQEEKNNGGEIREEEPLVDLSEPKPNQEAPTIETKAVEAEVLVSELVDDATVDKPVEEKKVETAEPEHKEENAKAEAGAGEVATEAVKKEQKVEEEPVGKTQGGEIKQVDDARPPSSEDKNNAPLATM, from the exons ATGGGAGGCTGTGCGAGCAAACCCAAGGACATGGACGCCCCTCCCCAGTCTCTCCCAAGCGAGGCCCCAAGCAGCCCTGACAAGACTAATGGCGAGCCAACCCATGTTGTACAA GAGGAGAAGAACAATGGAGGTGAGATTCGGGAGGAAGAGCCTTTGGTGGATCTTTCAGAGCCAAAACCAAACCAGGAGGCACCCACCATTGAAACAAAGGCTGTGGAGGCAGAAGTGCTTGTTTCCGAACTGGTGGATGATGCCACTGTCGACAAGCCAGTGGAAGAGAAGAAGGTTGAAACTGCTGAACCAGAGCACAAAGAGGAGAATGCCAAAGCTGAGGCTGGGGCTGGTGAAGTCGCGACAGAGGCTGTAAAGAAGGAGCAGAAGGTTGAAGAAGAGCCAGTAGGAAAAACACAGGGTGGTGAAATAAAGCAAGTAGATGATGCTCGTCCTCCAAGCTCAGAAGATAAAAATAATGCACCCCTTGCCACCATGTGA
- the LOC100248709 gene encoding L-type lectin-domain containing receptor kinase VIII.2 yields the protein MTLGQSALPLLFFYHPVTVMGSCNCLLWLMMLCSSCLLCLLEYPVLVSSHNDKRLSSGPLVNVSKHLSFPDFSSSNPSVYQDVKLLGSAKFSDDKASLQIPDASQAVDLRHQAGRAIYSAPIRLFDPPTQTPASFQTTFSFQFNNSYGKGTSNSSSGLGSSGFAFIIVPDEFTVGRPGPWLAMLNDACDDDYKSVAIEFDTHKNPEFGDPNDNHVGINLGTIVSTTTRIVSLKDGSMHQAWISYDGLHRWMDLRLGSDNSGYPSQPIFSGPLDISPYLKEYMFVGFSASTGNHTQIHNILSWNFTSTSQASLLVPSTETCESKVIVNGGQSTNSSKTKAPSSFLIFLAVVVLGLAVLLNLYYNGKRRHKEPSVVLLSEKKQRPQPPNKPRRFTISEISSATRCFSDSQELGSDSRGTFYKGTLLNGSHVAVKRFSAQFLSSQGLDRRRIMKEIGAVSRVRHPNLVPIRGWCKDNRETMVVYDYLPNGSLDKWLFGAGVLPWTRRFKVVKDVADGLSFIHSKQLAHKNMKTSSVFLDISFRAMLGDFGLVLSASDSKRFEAAVSQKADVFDFGVFALEVVAGRRRMEPEAGDEQKDLLDFAWRMHEKDERVRVVDRRMGSVINLEQAILVLEIGLLCTLNETKGRPSMEEVVGFLAMDRPVPQLPPCRPISLFPYSSTTGLCSGNPCSLFK from the coding sequence ATGACATTAGGACAATCAGCTCTTCCTCTGCTCTTCTTCTATCATCCTGTAACTGTAATGGGTTCTTGCAACTGCCTCCTATGGCTGATGATGCTCTGTTCATCCTGTCTCCTATGCTTATTGGAATACCCGGTTCTGGTGAGCTCCCATAATGACAAGAGGCTCAGTTCCGGACCTCTTGTTAACGTGTCTAAGCATCTCTCTTTTCCAGATTTCAGTTCAAGCAATCCCAGTGTGTACCAGGATGTCAAGCTTCTAGGCAGTGCGAAGTTCTCTGATGATAAGGCCTCACTCCAAATCCCAGATGCTTCGCAAGCTGTTGATCTTAGACACCAAGCAGGGCGAGCCATCTACTCCGCTCCCATCCGCCTCTTCGATCCTCCCACCCAAACCCCAGCTTCATTCCAGACCACCTTTTCTTTCCAGTTCAACAACAGTTATGGTAAAGGGACATCAAATTCTAGTAGTGGTCTGGGTAGCAGTGGCTTTGCCTTCATCATTGTCCCGGATGAGTTCACTGTGGGAAGGCCGGGCCCGTGGCTGGCCATGCTCAACGACGCCTGTGACGATGACTACAAATCTGTTGCGATCGAGTTTGATACACACAAGAATCCAGAGTTTGGAGACCCCAACGACAACCATGTGGGCATTAATCTGGGTACCATTGTTTCCACCACAACCAGAATTGTCTCTCTCAAAGACGGTTCAATGCACCAGGCTTGGATTAGCTACGATGGCCTCCATAGATGGATGGACCTCCGACTAGGATCAGACAATAGTGGTTATCCATCACAACCCATCTTCTCAGGGCCCCTGGATATCTCACCTTATCTGAAAGAGTATATGTTTGTGGGGTTCTCTGCTTCTACGGGTAACCACACCCAAATTCACAACATACTCTCCTGGAATTTCACATCAACCAGTCAAGCTTCTCTTCTAGTCCCTTCAACTGAAACGTGTGAGAGTAAGGTCATCGTTAACGGTGGTCAGAGTACCAATAGCTCTAAGACAAAGGCTCCAAGTAGTTTCCTGATCTTCCTTGCTGTGGTTGTTCTGGGTCTAGCTGTTCTGCTCAATCTCTACTACAACGGTAAACGCAGACACAAAGAACCATCCGTGGTATTGCTCTCTGAGAAAAAGCAGCGACCACAGCCACCTAACAAGCCTCGCCGCTTCACCATTTCTGAGATTTCCTCAGCGACTCGGTGTTTTAGTGACTCGCAAGAGCTGGGTAGTGACTCGAGAGGCACTTTCTATAAAGGAACGCTTCTGAATGGTTCCCACGTGGCTGTGAAGCGATTCTCAGCTCAGTTTTTGAGCTCACAGGGATTGGATAGACGGAGAATCATGAAGGAAATTGGAGCTGTGAGCCGGGTTCGTCACCCAAACTTGGTCCCAATCAGAGGATGGTGTAAAGATAACAGAGAAACTATGGTTGTGTATGATTATCTTCCCAATGGAAGCCTTGACAAGTGGCTATTCGGAGCTGGTGTTCTTCCTTGGACCAGGCGATTCAAGGTGGTAAAAGATGTTGCAGACGGGCTAAGTTTCATCCACTCTAAACAACTAGCTCACAAGAACATGAAGACAAGCAGCGTATTCCTTGACATTAGTTTTCGAGCCATGCTAGGTGATTTTGGATTGGTACTCTCTGCATCAGACTCCAAGAGATTTGAAGCAGCAGTGAGCCAGAAAGCTGATGTGTTTGATTTTGGGGTCTTTGCATTGGAAGTGGTTGCTGGGAGGAGGAGAATGGAGCCAGAGGCAGGTGATGAGCAGAAGGATTTGTTAGATTTTGCGTGGAGAATGCATGAAAAGGATGAGAGGGTGAGGGTGGTGGATAGGAGGATGGGCTCAGTGATCAACTTGGAACAAGCCATTCTAGTATTGGAGATTGGGTTGCTCTGTACATTAAATGAGACCAAGGGACGACCTTCTATGGAGGAAGTGGTGGGATTTTTGGCCATGGACAGACCAGTACCTCAGTTGCCGCCTTGTCGACCCATCTCCTTGTTCCCCTACAGCAGCACCACTGGTCTGTGCAGTGGAAATCCCTGCTCTCTTTTCAAGTGA
- the LOC100252127 gene encoding large ribosomal subunit protein uL6 isoform X2: MKTILSSETMDIPEGVKIKVKAKIIEVEGPRGKLSRNFKHLNLDFQLIKDESGNRKLKIDAWFGSRKTTAAIRTALSHVENLITGVTKGYRYKMRFVYAHFPINASITNSNKSIEIRNFLGEKKVRKVDMLDGVSVVRSEKVKDELVLDGNDIELVSRSAALINQKCHVKKKDIRKFLDGIYVSEKGTMAEEE, from the exons ATGAAGACCATATTGTCTTCTGAGACGATGGACATACCTGAAGGTGTGAAGATCAAAGTGAAGGCGAAGATCATTGAGGTGGAGGGCCCAAGAGGCAAGCTCAGCCGCAACTTCAAGCATCTGAACCTTGATTTCCAGCTCATCAAGGACGAGTCCGGCAATCGCAAGCTCAAGATCGACGCCTGGTTCGGCTCTCGCAAGACCACCGCCGCCATCCGTACCGCCCTCAGCCACGTCGAGAACCTAATCACCGGCGTTACCAAGGGGTATCGCTACAAGATGCGTTTTGTCTACGCTCATTTCCCCATCAACGCCTCCATCACCAACTCCAACAAGAGCATCGAGATCCGTAACTTTCTCGGTGAGAAGAAG GTCAGAAAAGTGGATATGCTGGACGGGGTTTCTGTTGTTCGGTCTGAGAAGGTAAAAGATGAACTGGTACTGGATGGAAATGATATTGAACTAGTGTCCCGATCTGCTGCCCTCATTAACCAG AAATGCCACGTTAAGAAAAAAGACATCCGGAAATTCCTTGATGGTATCTACGTCAGCGAGAAGGGAACAATGGCTGAGGAGGAGTGA